One Candidatus Neomarinimicrobiota bacterium DNA window includes the following coding sequences:
- a CDS encoding AAA family ATPase — MYLSKLDIFGFKSFATKTVIPIERGITSIVGPNGCGKTNIVDAIRWVLGEQRSSMLRTEKMQDVIFNGSKGRKPLGYAEVSLTLHNNRGVLPIEYTDVMITRRLFRDGESEYLINKNLVRLKDINDLFVDTGMGPDAYSVIELKMVDSLLSEEPIERRKMFEEAAGITKYKNQRRVTLRKLDATKTDLLRVFDIISEVEKNVRSLKYQLNKFKKYQQEKDILIESEIRLARYQYHDILREMAPLAKKLQTQKLQRDDAASQIEMDEALHRQIEKKLEALDSEIESCEIKVEKHAQLLIDSKERQGYAKQRIVSEQTAIENAEHRIESANVRLKALGDQEKMFSEQLELSQGLLKRQSEQHGKIQLKLDSAIEQLKSKQNYQRELEHERAVHIEKIGKLNGEKQKYIARAEAIENSGEARLNEKGELEETLKSSTKELHDANRRRKRIITDRTLFEEKMSASTEEIDKLKSKVSRLEEEKSNLTSRENNLKSRVSILSELIEGRGGHSSGVKNLLENGAGLSGIQGTVADLIEVKPDYRKAIDQSLGSESDWVVVDTLPNAKSAAQWVAESKKGSVTFLALDSLKNIKSNGSTHNGFLPASEFVSSRYDGLVPSLFSDLLITKNGNDYQVPEGYRVVDIKGYMYDGAAMIKSGGYESDDSGKVGRKELRIELSNKIEAVEKSLLENNKEYASAKDSLETTRKLIDELTTQIREILTEDATLAGSINGLESEIVRVNNRLTQMESEGSDKEILEKLSKSEDEIQIKIDSLELHQAGFLKKYEEMIEEVETASKEKDDISAEHQEAMIAVVAEERNQDALKFRLSGIEETRVD, encoded by the coding sequence ATGTATTTATCAAAATTAGACATATTCGGATTTAAGTCATTCGCCACCAAGACGGTAATTCCCATTGAAAGGGGAATAACCAGCATAGTGGGTCCCAACGGATGCGGTAAAACGAATATTGTCGACGCTATCCGGTGGGTATTGGGTGAGCAGCGTTCAAGTATGCTCCGCACAGAGAAGATGCAGGACGTTATATTCAACGGTTCAAAAGGGAGAAAACCGCTTGGATACGCCGAAGTATCATTAACACTTCATAATAACAGAGGCGTTCTTCCTATCGAATATACGGACGTTATGATAACTCGAAGGCTGTTTCGCGATGGTGAATCCGAATATCTTATAAATAAGAATCTTGTTCGGTTAAAAGATATAAATGATCTATTTGTGGATACCGGAATGGGTCCTGATGCGTACTCGGTGATTGAGCTCAAAATGGTTGATAGCTTACTCTCTGAGGAACCAATCGAGCGTAGAAAGATGTTCGAGGAAGCCGCAGGAATAACAAAGTATAAAAATCAGCGAAGGGTGACTCTTAGAAAGCTGGATGCGACTAAAACAGATCTTCTCAGAGTATTTGATATTATTAGCGAAGTGGAGAAAAACGTTCGTTCTCTAAAATATCAGCTCAATAAATTTAAAAAATATCAACAGGAAAAAGATATACTTATTGAAAGTGAAATCCGATTAGCGCGTTATCAGTATCACGACATTCTGCGGGAAATGGCTCCGCTGGCAAAGAAGCTGCAAACACAAAAACTTCAGCGGGATGATGCAGCCAGTCAGATAGAAATGGATGAAGCGCTCCACAGGCAAATAGAGAAGAAGCTTGAGGCGTTGGACAGTGAAATAGAATCATGCGAAATAAAAGTGGAAAAACATGCGCAGCTTCTTATTGACTCAAAAGAAAGACAGGGATACGCAAAACAAAGAATTGTGTCCGAGCAAACTGCCATCGAAAATGCTGAACATCGGATTGAATCAGCAAATGTCCGATTAAAGGCTCTTGGCGATCAGGAGAAAATGTTTTCTGAACAGCTGGAACTATCTCAGGGATTACTAAAGAGGCAGTCGGAACAGCATGGTAAAATCCAATTGAAATTGGATTCGGCTATCGAACAGCTAAAATCCAAACAAAACTATCAGAGAGAACTTGAACATGAGCGGGCGGTTCACATAGAAAAAATAGGTAAACTTAACGGTGAGAAACAAAAATATATAGCCCGGGCAGAAGCGATAGAAAACAGTGGAGAAGCAAGGCTCAACGAGAAAGGAGAGTTGGAAGAGACTCTTAAATCATCCACAAAGGAGTTACATGACGCAAATAGACGCCGTAAAAGGATAATAACCGATAGAACACTTTTCGAAGAAAAAATGTCCGCCTCTACTGAGGAGATTGATAAATTAAAATCCAAAGTTTCGAGATTGGAAGAAGAAAAATCAAATCTGACATCCCGTGAAAATAATCTCAAATCGAGAGTAAGCATACTCAGCGAACTAATAGAGGGAAGAGGAGGGCACTCCAGCGGTGTAAAAAATTTACTTGAAAATGGCGCTGGTCTTTCCGGCATACAGGGAACTGTAGCGGACTTGATTGAAGTAAAACCTGATTATAGGAAAGCGATTGATCAATCATTAGGCAGCGAAAGCGATTGGGTTGTTGTAGATACGCTTCCGAATGCCAAATCTGCCGCTCAATGGGTGGCGGAATCCAAGAAGGGTTCCGTAACGTTTCTGGCGCTTGATTCTCTAAAAAATATTAAATCAAACGGCAGTACGCACAACGGATTTTTACCTGCTTCTGAATTTGTGAGCTCCCGGTATGACGGATTAGTCCCGAGCCTTTTCAGCGATCTATTGATAACCAAGAACGGTAATGATTATCAAGTCCCCGAAGGATACCGAGTTGTAGATATTAAAGGATATATGTACGACGGCGCCGCGATGATTAAATCCGGTGGATACGAGTCGGATGATTCGGGCAAAGTAGGAAGAAAAGAGCTTCGAATCGAACTCTCGAATAAAATCGAAGCCGTAGAAAAATCTCTATTAGAGAATAATAAAGAGTACGCATCAGCAAAAGACTCTCTTGAGACTACAAGGAAATTGATTGATGAATTAACGACTCAGATAAGAGAAATATTAACTGAAGACGCCACTCTTGCGGGAAGTATAAACGGATTAGAGTCAGAAATAGTCAGAGTAAATAATAGACTGACTCAAATGGAGTCGGAGGGTTCAGATAAGGAAATCCTCGAAAAACTAAGCAAATCCGAAGATGAAATACAAATTAAAATAGATTCTCTTGAACTACACCAGGCAGGCTTTCTGAAAAAATATGAGGAAATGATAGAAGAAGTCGAA
- a CDS encoding histidine triad nucleotide-binding protein, with product MASADNDCLFCKIISGDLPTDFVYEDENIVAFRDINPQAPTHILLIPKDHIAFAADINETHSDLLFSMFNTANKLASEEGISSEGYRLVINNGRGAGQTVFHLHLHLLGGRPMLWPPG from the coding sequence ATGGCATCAGCTGATAACGATTGCCTTTTTTGTAAAATAATATCAGGAGACCTACCAACGGATTTTGTATATGAAGATGAGAACATTGTGGCATTCAGGGATATTAATCCCCAAGCGCCGACTCATATACTCCTTATTCCAAAGGATCATATAGCATTTGCCGCCGATATCAATGAAACGCATTCAGACTTACTCTTCTCAATGTTTAACACGGCGAATAAATTAGCCTCAGAAGAGGGTATTTCCTCAGAAGGTTACCGACTTGTAATTAATAATGGAAGGGGAGCAGGACAAACGGTGTTTCATTTACACTTACACCTGCTTGGTGGTCGCCCGATGCTCTGGCCTCCGGGGTAA
- a CDS encoding 16S rRNA (uracil(1498)-N(3))-methyltransferase has product MSPAINHDYFFVDKSDIAGDNLQITGDEAHHLRKVFRKEVGAEIWAVDGNGNAYEAVIRNITEETVSCDIINVVHELNEPKIKLTVGLGLLKASHLEETLNSCTQLGISSLIPLETSRAIKKSVNLSRLNSIAVSAMKQSGRCRLPLLRDSIQFEKFISESDSYDLKILASMDKNVSSLSAFMGSINGSVINRAVLIVGPEGDFSGEEIDTAINAGFNPVSLGSRRLRSETASTAAVSIIMNHFEGVDNN; this is encoded by the coding sequence ATGTCGCCGGCAATTAATCATGATTATTTTTTTGTAGATAAATCAGACATAGCTGGTGATAATCTTCAGATAACCGGAGATGAGGCTCATCATCTGCGTAAAGTGTTTAGAAAAGAAGTAGGCGCTGAAATTTGGGCTGTTGATGGAAACGGAAATGCATATGAAGCTGTTATCCGTAACATCACTGAAGAGACAGTTAGCTGCGATATAATAAATGTAGTACATGAATTGAACGAGCCGAAAATTAAGTTAACGGTGGGATTGGGATTGTTAAAGGCATCGCATTTGGAGGAAACGCTGAACAGTTGTACACAGCTGGGCATATCTTCTCTTATTCCTTTGGAGACATCCCGTGCGATAAAAAAATCTGTCAATTTGAGTAGACTCAATAGTATTGCCGTCTCGGCGATGAAACAGTCAGGAAGATGTAGATTACCACTGCTGAGAGATTCAATCCAATTCGAGAAATTTATCTCAGAATCTGACAGCTACGATTTAAAGATTCTCGCATCAATGGATAAAAATGTTTCTTCGCTGAGTGCTTTTATGGGCAGCATTAATGGTTCCGTCATAAACAGGGCGGTGCTTATAGTTGGTCCTGAAGGTGATTTTTCAGGCGAAGAAATTGATACCGCTATCAATGCGGGATTTAATCCTGTATCACTTGGCAGTAGGCGTTTGAGATCGGAAACCGCATCCACGGCGGCTGTCTCGATAATTATGAATCATTTTGAAGGAGTAGATAATAACTGA
- a CDS encoding ATP-binding protein, which yields MVDVLSENLTIRSSVNELKKVAEFTENIGEQLGLSEDVIEDISIAVTEAVNNAIKHGNKNNESKAIEISYKNEKEKIIVYVKDNGGGFEIDKISDPRANENILKDSGRGILIMKSLMDKVVVTSDNQGTEVQLVKYINRGN from the coding sequence GTGGTAGATGTACTATCAGAAAACCTCACGATACGCAGCAGCGTTAACGAGCTGAAAAAGGTAGCTGAATTTACAGAAAATATTGGAGAGCAATTGGGATTATCGGAGGACGTAATAGAAGATATCTCGATAGCGGTCACCGAAGCCGTGAATAATGCTATAAAACACGGAAATAAAAATAATGAATCAAAAGCGATAGAAATTTCGTATAAGAATGAGAAGGAAAAGATTATCGTATATGTAAAAGATAACGGAGGGGGTTTTGAGATCGATAAAATAAGCGATCCTCGAGCAAACGAAAACATTCTTAAAGATAGCGGCAGAGGTATCCTGATAATGAAATCTTTGATGGACAAGGTGGTAGTGACGTCTGATAATCAGGGAACAGAAGTTCAGCTGGTGAAGTACATAAATAGAGGTAATTAA
- a CDS encoding mechanosensitive ion channel family protein encodes MIELFYNVLNEENIVRYITVLLKISLIAVVAFVVSGVFIRALHTRLNHLKTRQSDGNGNDKGATIIPILQNLIKVGIWTIAGILILGEFGINTSALIAVIGMFGIAIGLAAQSIIKDLIAGVLLIIEDLISVGDSISVGGINGTVEKVGIRYIQVRQFSGELRNIPSSELSNFGNKSKGYMRVNVNVGLAYEQDIEKALSVMEEAASLWARDNYEIIIEHPSIQAITEFGASEVTARIIAKVQPGKQGGAERDLRMILKQRFDARNVDIPFARNVLYMHSMDSQDLEINTENLDIRPEPGSKEEIKDPKLRGMVFERETKKMAGAIESIKNLMEKKNTDSDSDKSAENEQNKSEKSDETENRKNE; translated from the coding sequence TTGATTGAACTGTTTTATAACGTATTGAACGAAGAGAATATAGTCCGATACATAACTGTCCTTCTGAAAATATCACTTATAGCAGTCGTTGCGTTTGTTGTTTCAGGGGTTTTTATAAGAGCGCTTCATACCCGATTAAATCATCTCAAAACAAGGCAATCCGATGGAAACGGAAATGATAAAGGAGCTACTATCATTCCCATATTACAAAATCTTATAAAAGTCGGTATCTGGACCATAGCCGGAATTTTGATATTAGGTGAATTCGGTATAAATACATCAGCATTGATAGCAGTCATAGGAATGTTCGGTATTGCTATTGGATTGGCTGCTCAATCGATAATTAAAGATTTGATAGCCGGAGTTTTGCTGATAATAGAAGATCTAATTTCTGTTGGTGATTCTATAAGTGTGGGTGGTATTAATGGCACTGTTGAAAAGGTCGGAATCAGGTACATCCAGGTAAGGCAATTTTCCGGTGAATTGAGGAACATCCCAAGCAGTGAACTTTCTAACTTCGGTAATAAGAGCAAGGGTTATATGAGAGTCAATGTCAATGTCGGACTCGCTTATGAACAGGATATTGAGAAAGCTTTAAGTGTGATGGAAGAGGCGGCTTCCCTGTGGGCAAGAGATAATTACGAAATTATAATTGAGCATCCGTCCATTCAGGCTATTACCGAATTCGGAGCAAGCGAAGTAACAGCGAGAATAATCGCTAAAGTACAACCCGGAAAGCAAGGCGGCGCTGAAAGAGATTTAAGGATGATTCTCAAGCAACGGTTTGACGCTCGAAATGTGGATATACCGTTTGCCCGCAATGTTCTATATATGCATTCTATGGATTCTCAGGACTTGGAAATTAATACAGAAAATCTTGATATTCGTCCTGAGCCGGGCTCAAAAGAGGAAATAAAAGACCCTAAATTACGGGGAATGGTATTCGAACGAGAAACAAAAAAGATGGCTGGAGCAATAGAGAGTATAAAAAATTTAATGGAGAAAAAAAATACAGATTCAGACAGCGATAAATCAGCGGAGAATGAGCAGAATAAATCAGAAAAAAGCGATGAAACAGAAAATCGAAAAAACGAATAA
- a CDS encoding deoxynucleoside kinase, protein MRNIYYIAVEGVIGVGKTSLCSLIGEQFSAKVVFEKFEDNPFLEDFYKDKERFAFQTQLYFLLSRYRQHQEMMQVELFHKLLVSDYMFVKDKIFANINLSDKELTLYNSVVTLLERDIPNPDLVIYLQSSTGRLMTNIKERGRYYEDLITTEYIQELNDAYNDFFLRYDRSPLLIVNATDIDFVNDKEDQENLMEKIRQPFSGTRYYNPKGM, encoded by the coding sequence ATGAGAAATATTTATTATATTGCGGTCGAAGGAGTTATCGGAGTTGGAAAAACAAGCCTTTGCTCTCTTATCGGCGAACAGTTTTCAGCGAAGGTCGTATTTGAGAAATTTGAGGACAATCCTTTTTTGGAAGATTTTTATAAAGACAAAGAGCGATTCGCATTTCAGACACAGCTGTATTTTCTGTTGAGTAGATACAGACAGCATCAGGAAATGATGCAGGTAGAGTTATTTCATAAGTTGCTCGTGTCCGATTATATGTTTGTGAAAGATAAAATATTTGCAAATATCAATTTATCCGATAAAGAGCTTACTCTTTATAATTCTGTAGTCACATTACTTGAAAGGGATATCCCGAACCCCGACCTTGTGATATATCTGCAGTCTTCAACAGGCAGATTGATGACGAATATTAAGGAGAGAGGCAGATATTACGAAGATCTGATTACTACGGAATATATTCAGGAATTAAACGATGCTTATAATGATTTTTTTTTACGATATGATCGAAGCCCGCTCCTGATAGTTAACGCTACAGATATAGATTTTGTAAATGATAAAGAAGATCAGGAAAATCTTATGGAAAAAATCCGGCAACCTTTTTCCGGGACAAGATATTATAATCCTAAAGGAATGTGA
- the folK gene encoding 2-amino-4-hydroxy-6-hydroxymethyldihydropteridine diphosphokinase, which translates to MAEISYIGLGSNLGDRLENLSKAVELVDRDESTNVGNVSKIYLSEPKYFIEQPEFLNAVMEIDTSLSPGELLNLLLKIEADIGRIRNKKNGPRLIDLDILFYGKEIIKSGNLEIPHPLLYERLFVLKPLEDINPEFVCPVTGKSVSELVNSADDKDNIEIYDEDIIRLENTHV; encoded by the coding sequence ATGGCGGAAATATCTTATATAGGGTTAGGTTCAAATTTAGGCGATAGATTGGAGAATCTGAGCAAGGCGGTTGAATTAGTGGATAGAGACGAATCTACAAACGTGGGTAACGTTTCAAAAATATATCTGTCCGAGCCCAAGTATTTCATTGAACAACCGGAATTTCTTAATGCCGTAATGGAAATTGATACTTCTCTTTCGCCCGGGGAGCTCCTGAATCTTCTTCTTAAAATCGAAGCCGATATCGGGAGGATTAGAAATAAAAAGAATGGACCCCGATTGATTGATTTGGACATTTTGTTTTACGGTAAAGAGATAATTAAATCCGGCAATCTCGAAATTCCGCACCCCTTACTGTACGAGCGTCTTTTCGTACTTAAGCCGTTAGAAGATATCAACCCGGAGTTTGTGTGCCCCGTTACAGGAAAATCCGTTTCCGAGCTCGTAAACTCCGCCGATGACAAAGATAATATCGAAATATATGACGAAGATATTATACGATTGGAAAATACGCACGTATGA
- the folB gene encoding dihydroneopterin aldolase, with protein sequence MDRITLKNMVFFGYHGTLKEEREIGGRFEVDIDLIGDFSAASVTDDLSDAVDYQKAYVLIKQKIEGSKYHLIEKIAGDVAKEILSAFTVNKVYVRIRKRNVPIGGVIDYVEVELSRENSNGVE encoded by the coding sequence ATGGATAGAATTACATTGAAAAATATGGTCTTTTTCGGCTATCACGGCACATTGAAAGAGGAGCGGGAAATTGGCGGAAGATTTGAAGTCGATATTGATTTGATCGGGGATTTTAGCGCTGCTTCCGTGACCGATGATCTTTCAGATGCGGTGGATTACCAGAAAGCATATGTTCTTATAAAGCAAAAAATTGAAGGTTCTAAATACCATCTCATAGAAAAAATTGCGGGAGATGTTGCCAAAGAAATTTTATCTGCTTTCACTGTCAATAAAGTTTACGTAAGGATCAGGAAGAGGAATGTTCCAATCGGGGGAGTGATAGATTATGTGGAAGTGGAACTCTCCAGAGAAAACAGCAATGGAGTAGAATAG
- a CDS encoding flippase-like domain-containing protein has product MNKKQIAGIFISIVFIYFAFRDINLEEFSIAIAKADYVWILPATAAMVLSFWLRGYRWKYILSPIQEVSVRSAFSATMIGYMANNVLPFRIGDIVRLVVISKYSGIKKAAAFGSVFIERIFDLVMSLAIFGMALISFPTLPEWATATGYGALVLFGVLMIFTFYGRNHPNLLVKLNNLVTKRFSEKVRKRGEEIVRSFSEGLKAVNNIKQLLWLLLLSFLLWSVNVSWVWFALEIFDFDLPFSASLLVLIFILFAVSIPSAPGNIGTFHGFVIASLVFMGIDSNAARAGAVVMHATNYIPVTIMGLYFMWRGNIKLKSAVKSSYTNEIE; this is encoded by the coding sequence ATGAATAAAAAGCAGATCGCCGGTATCTTTATCAGCATTGTATTTATTTACTTCGCTTTTCGTGATATAAATTTAGAAGAATTTTCAATAGCTATTGCAAAAGCGGATTATGTCTGGATTCTGCCGGCAACTGCAGCGATGGTACTGAGTTTTTGGCTTCGAGGTTATCGGTGGAAATACATTCTTAGTCCTATTCAGGAAGTGAGCGTCCGTTCAGCGTTTTCTGCCACAATGATAGGTTATATGGCTAATAATGTCCTGCCGTTCAGAATCGGAGATATAGTGAGGCTTGTAGTAATCTCAAAATACTCCGGCATTAAAAAAGCAGCGGCGTTCGGATCGGTATTCATTGAGCGTATTTTTGATTTGGTTATGTCCCTTGCCATATTCGGAATGGCATTAATCTCGTTTCCCACCCTTCCGGAATGGGCCACAGCGACCGGATACGGAGCTTTGGTCCTATTTGGTGTCTTGATGATATTTACTTTTTATGGAAGAAATCATCCGAATTTACTTGTCAAGTTAAACAATTTGGTGACGAAAAGATTTTCTGAAAAGGTGAGAAAGAGAGGGGAAGAGATAGTCCGTTCATTTTCCGAAGGGCTGAAGGCAGTTAATAATATCAAACAGCTGCTTTGGTTACTGCTATTGTCTTTTTTATTATGGAGTGTAAACGTGTCCTGGGTCTGGTTTGCGTTAGAGATTTTTGACTTTGACCTGCCATTTAGCGCATCTTTACTTGTACTGATATTTATACTATTCGCTGTATCTATTCCTTCGGCGCCCGGAAATATCGGCACTTTTCATGGTTTTGTCATCGCTTCTCTGGTATTTATGGGAATCGATTCAAATGCTGCGAGAGCCGGCGCGGTTGTAATGCATGCTACTAATTATATTCCTGTAACAATTATGGGTTTATACTTTATGTGGCGGGGTAATATCAAACTGAAATCAGCCGTAAAAAGTTCTTATACAAATGAAATAGAGTGA
- a CDS encoding outer membrane lipoprotein carrier protein LolA: protein MTLIVNIKRIFLLLGISIGFLIPQEVQAQSANEVFDKMRNALKKEKSISIAYEQSYKWKSSNRGSKSAGKLDMQDLIKFRLYTEEQTIVSDGESVWSYTPFTKQVIINRIDKSGGTILPGDFLSDYPKDYRAKLLKEDKFEGEYLLELKPKESGSFVTAIRIWVDGEDYLIRSIEYIDINQNVTLWEITEINLNPNFDDSHFKFDSPSGVETVDLR, encoded by the coding sequence TTGACACTGATTGTAAACATTAAACGAATTTTCCTTCTACTCGGTATCAGTATTGGGTTTTTAATTCCACAGGAAGTTCAAGCCCAAAGCGCTAATGAGGTATTCGATAAGATGAGAAATGCTCTAAAAAAAGAAAAAAGTATTTCCATAGCCTATGAGCAGTCTTATAAATGGAAATCGTCTAACAGAGGCAGTAAATCAGCCGGAAAATTGGATATGCAAGACCTCATAAAATTTCGCCTTTATACCGAAGAACAAACTATTGTGAGCGATGGAGAATCAGTATGGAGTTATACTCCATTCACGAAACAGGTGATAATAAATAGAATTGACAAATCAGGGGGTACAATATTACCGGGAGATTTTCTGTCTGATTACCCTAAAGATTATAGAGCAAAACTGTTGAAAGAGGATAAGTTCGAGGGTGAATATCTTTTGGAACTTAAACCGAAAGAGAGTGGAAGTTTTGTGACCGCCATTCGTATCTGGGTGGATGGTGAGGACTATCTTATCAGAAGCATAGAATATATAGATATAAATCAGAATGTCACTTTATGGGAGATTACCGAAATAAATCTTAATCCGAATTTTGATGATTCCCATTTTAAATTTGATTCTCCTTCCGGCGTGGAAACGGTGGACCTGAGATAG
- a CDS encoding DNA translocase FtsK, whose translation MTVKKKQERRKEVIGLLFMALAVLVAASMLSYDMSEEPNNITELRTSNYLGIGGVFVSHYLIKMFLGLGSSVIPLLLLLWGWWIFSGKKTAALTKFTLFLSIMALLFSTFSALIIGKSWAVPGAVGGVLAGFLTTFLGIFGAWIFIGLALILLTTGYFGWSIYGLTESIKMPFRMLVESVKRLKKDRKRKVKREIKEDIYIPEESIEEEEWNPPEVMIEKELTESQPQSNGGSTEKEVFLSEEESTVSAITNETETLVEESAEKNESAEYTVTDQIVENEIDYDAEREEYAKREYNFPSVDLLESPPKINEDQISREEIMDKAKLLEETLESFKVSAKVIEVHPGPVITRFELEPAPGVKVNKIVSLSDDIALALRAKRVRIIAPIPGKAAVGVEIPNKKTATVYMKSIINSEKFASSDSPLTIALGKTSSGEIICVDLATMPHLLIAGSTGSGKSVCINSIITSMLYKARPDELKFIMIDPKKIELSIYKKLKGYHLMPMRDVKEDIITSPHLAVLALKSAEVEMERRYDLLADLGVRGIVDYNNRAEASGDFPKIPYIVIVIDELADLMITAAKDIEEPISRLAQMARAVGIHLIVATQRPSVDVLTGVIKANFPARMAFQVATKTDSRTIIDMNGADKLLGKGDMLYLPSTEPEAIRVHNSFISLPEIENLLNHINEQPKYEEKPLPSMKEAPLRSDGEGYLEFFGNDSLLPEAMRLVVTHQQGSVSLLQRRLRVGYSRAARLIDELENAGVVGKFEGSKAREVLWDEADLKKNLENETDEDNN comes from the coding sequence TTGACTGTTAAAAAGAAACAAGAAAGACGAAAAGAGGTCATCGGGCTTCTATTTATGGCGCTTGCCGTGCTGGTCGCAGCTTCAATGCTCAGCTACGATATGTCTGAGGAGCCGAACAACATCACCGAATTAAGGACATCGAATTATTTGGGAATCGGTGGAGTATTCGTCTCCCATTACCTCATTAAAATGTTTCTCGGACTCGGTTCGTCAGTCATACCACTCTTATTGTTGTTATGGGGATGGTGGATATTCAGCGGCAAAAAAACGGCAGCGCTGACCAAGTTTACGCTATTTTTATCAATTATGGCCTTACTGTTTTCAACTTTTTCGGCATTGATAATCGGAAAATCGTGGGCTGTTCCGGGTGCGGTTGGAGGTGTTTTAGCGGGATTTCTTACAACATTTCTGGGAATATTCGGAGCGTGGATATTCATAGGATTGGCGCTGATTCTTCTGACTACGGGATATTTCGGTTGGAGTATTTACGGATTGACAGAAAGTATAAAAATGCCGTTTAGAATGTTGGTTGAGTCTGTCAAGCGATTAAAGAAAGATCGGAAGAGGAAAGTCAAAAGAGAAATAAAAGAAGATATTTATATTCCTGAAGAGAGTATCGAAGAAGAAGAGTGGAATCCCCCTGAGGTAATGATAGAAAAGGAATTAACCGAATCCCAACCTCAATCGAACGGTGGAAGCACAGAAAAAGAAGTTTTTCTATCTGAAGAAGAATCTACCGTTTCAGCAATTACGAATGAAACGGAAACCCTTGTGGAAGAATCAGCGGAAAAGAATGAAAGCGCTGAATATACAGTCACAGACCAAATAGTAGAGAATGAAATTGACTACGATGCCGAGCGTGAGGAGTATGCTAAACGGGAATATAATTTTCCCTCTGTTGACTTGCTTGAATCTCCACCGAAGATAAATGAAGATCAAATCTCGCGTGAAGAAATAATGGACAAAGCAAAGTTATTGGAAGAGACCCTTGAAAGCTTTAAAGTGAGCGCCAAGGTTATCGAAGTTCACCCAGGTCCTGTTATCACTCGGTTCGAGCTTGAACCCGCTCCCGGAGTAAAGGTCAATAAGATTGTCAGTTTATCGGATGATATAGCTCTGGCTCTCCGGGCGAAGAGAGTTCGGATTATCGCGCCTATTCCCGGAAAAGCGGCGGTGGGCGTAGAAATACCGAATAAAAAAACCGCGACGGTTTATATGAAGTCTATCATCAACTCGGAAAAATTCGCATCGTCGGATTCACCGCTCACAATAGCGCTTGGGAAAACTTCTTCCGGCGAAATTATTTGTGTTGATTTGGCAACAATGCCTCATTTACTGATTGCCGGTTCAACAGGTTCAGGGAAAAGCGTATGCATTAATTCCATTATCACAAGTATGCTGTACAAAGCAAGACCCGACGAGCTGAAATTTATTATGATAGATCCGAAGAAAATAGAATTATCAATCTATAAGAAGCTGAAAGGATATCACCTTATGCCAATGAGGGATGTGAAAGAGGATATCATTACGTCGCCGCATCTGGCTGTTCTGGCTTTGAAAAGCGCTGAAGTAGAGATGGAGAGGAGATATGATCTCTTAGCAGATTTAGGGGTGCGAGGAATCGTGGACTATAATAACAGAGCTGAGGCATCAGGCGATTTCCCCAAAATTCCTTATATCGTGATTGTAATTGACGAGCTTGCCGATTTGATGATTACTGCCGCCAAAGATATTGAAGAGCCGATCTCACGATTGGCGCAAATGGCGAGAGCTGTGGGTATTCACCTGATAGTTGCCACTCAACGACCATCGGTTGATGTACTGACAGGTGTGATTAAGGCCAATTTCCCTGCCCGTATGGCGTTTCAGGTAGCTACTAAAACGGATTCACGCACGATAATTGATATGAACGGAGCCGATAAACTTCTTGGCAAAGGCGATATGCTTTATCTTCCGTCAACAGAACCTGAAGCAATACGAGTACATAACTCTTTCATCTCGCTTCCTGAGATAGAAAATTTGCTCAACCATATTAATGAGCAGCCGAAGTACGAAGAAAAACCGCTACCTTCAATGAAAGAAGCGCCGTTAAGATCGGATGGAGAGGGTTATCTTGAATTTTTTGGGAACGATTCTCTTTTACCCGAAGCGATGCGCTTAGTCGTTACTCATCAACAAGGCTCGGTTTCTTTGCTGCAAAGACGATTAAGAGTAGGATATTCACGCGCTGCCCGATTAATAGATGAACTTGAAAATGCGGGAGTCGTCGGTAAGTTCGAGGGGAGTAAAGCGCGAGAAGTATTATGGGACGAAGCAGACCTGAAAAAGAATCTTGAGAACGAAACTGACGAGGACAATAATTGA